A stretch of DNA from ANME-2 cluster archaeon:
TCGATGAGCTAAGGATCTACAGCGGGGGATATTTCGGCGAAGATGTGGGTCCGGCAAAATCCCTGTCCACCAGGATATCTGGTGGTGAGGAAGGTGTCGCTGGTGGGGAAGGTGCCGATGGTGAGAATGGTGTCGCTGGTGGAGAAAGTGCCGGTTGTGAAGATGGTGTCGCTGGTGGAGAAAGTGCCGGTTGTGAAGATGGTGTCGCTGGTGGAGAAGGTGACAGTGGTGGTATTGGTGGTAGTACTGGTGTCGGTTCACTGCCTGGTTTTGGGAGCATACCTGTGATTCTCGGCTTGCTACTGGTTGCGTACATGGGGAGAACAAGATGAAAGTAAGTGGCAAAACCAAATTTTTGGTTGTTCTTGCAGTGATATGTGCCGGTGTCATCGGTACTCTAGCTACTGTTGTAAATACGCATCCTTCCAGAGTGCCTGCTGAAACAATCGACTGGAACCTAACGTTGATCGGCAACGGAGGAAATGAGAAAGTCCTGGCCTTTGATGAGCTTAAAGAATTACCCTCTTATGAGGGTCATGGTGGGTTTTTTTCAACTGTTGGTATGAAATACGGTCCGTTTGAATGTAAAGGCGTTTTAGTGGAAAACCTCTGCACGCTTGTTGGCGGGATTGAACCTTCGAACACGCTCTGGGTATCTGCACCTGATGGGTACTTAATGGTCTTTACCTACGATCAGGTCCAGGGAGATATTATCACTTACGACCCCGCAACTTTGAGGGAAATGCCACACACTGACCTGAAGATGATATTGATGTATGAACAGGACGGTGCGCTCATTCCTGAGGATGACGGCAGACCGCTCAGGATCGCTATTGTTTCGTCAAATGATGGATTCGTGACAGAAGGACATTACTGGGTTAAGTGGGTGAATAAAATAGAGATTCGAACTCCTGGCAGGTGATCCGCCCAATGGTTAGATCGATACATTTTGTAGCCGGGATACTGATTCTAATTTTTATTGCTGCTATAGTTATGGGTATGGCTGTATACCAACCAGACAGCCATGATGAAACAAAATTAAAAGTTATCTGTGCAGGAAGCCTGATCGAGTCATTCTACGAATTTGAAAAGGAATTTGAAAACAAACATCCCGGGGTGGACGTGCAGGTAGAAGGCCATGGAAGTATACAGGTAATAAGACACGTGACAGATCTGCACAAAGAGGTGGATGTGATTGCTGTTGCTGACCACTCACTTATTCCTGATATGATGTATCCTGAGTATGCTGACTGGTATATAGCCTTTGCAACAAATGAGATGGTGATCGCGTACAACAACCAGAGCAAATACGCTGACGAAATTACATCTGATAACTGGTATGAGATCCTCAAACGTCCTGGTGTCACGTTCGGTTTTTCAAATCCAATGCTTGATTCATGTGGATACAGGGCGCTTATGGTTACTCAACTTGCTGAATTGCACTATGATGACCAGACTATTTTTGATGATGTAATAGCATGTAATTTCGATCCCGCAATTGCGGTAAATACGAATAATGATACCTGCATTGTGGTTATGCCTGAAATATTTGAACACAAAACTGAGAAGATTGTAATCAGGGGTGGGAGTATACAGTTACTGGCTTTCCTTGATTATGGAGAGATCGACTATGCTTTTCAGTACAAGAGTATGGCACAGCAACACGGATTGCAATTTGTTGACCTGCCCTCTGAGATTGACCTGAGTTCTACCGAATCTGAAGATATCTATAATAAAGTTATAATTCAACTTGGATTTCAGAGGTTTACGTCAGTTGGAACCGAGCGATCAGGTAAACCGATCTTCTATGCAATGACCATACCAGATAGTACACAGCATCCGGAACTTGCAGTAGAGTTTGTGAAATTTGTGTTAAGCGAAGACGGACAGATAATACTCCATAATACAAAGATACCTCCAATTTATCCTATGGCTGATGATCCGGACAACATACCTGATGAACTCAGATTAATGGATAAAATATATGGTCCTGAAACCTTTACTTTACTTTGATCGACTGAAAGTTACAGGGCAGGAATAGATTGAAGAACCGGAGCAACTGATCTGGCAAGAAAATGCTAACTGACACTCGAATTTTATTTAAACCCCCGCACTAAACGATCATGTCGATCGTGGACAGAACCTCTCAAGACCAAGTAAGCAGGCAACCCCTGCTATACTGATACCATAGAAGACTGACTTTCCCCTAGCGAAATCAAGTATCGGTTCAATGGTCCCGTTAACGACCGTTGTTCCCGTGACCAGTGCAAGATCACACCATTTTAGCACCTCTTCTGAATACCTGCTGCCATCCAGCACAACAACACCGAATTTCTCCTTTCCTATATTCTCACAGTCCATATCCAGTATCTTAAGTTCATGCTGCTCAGCACAGCACCGTGCATGAACCGGCTGGAACCCGACCAGTGCGATCCTTGATCGTTCGTACTTCCCAAGGAATTCCACCAGATCCTCACCACATTCCTTAGGACCGCTGTCCTTACAGTGAACGCTCCCCTCGATCATACCAAGATTTCGCATCACCGCGTTCAGGCTAGCGATGAAGATTGCCCTCCTGAAGTTGTTCGTAAGTTCCATATCCAGGACATCCCTGAGCGTTCCCTCGAAATTGCCGTGCATATCTGTGAATGCCTGACCGAAACTGCCCCGAAACTCAGCCTGCATCAGTCGCTCATGCCCTTTTAGTATTGGGAAGTCCTCACTTTCAGGATTTCCTATAGCTTCTTCAGGGGTCAGGGGTTTAGCCCTGATCATCACTGTTTCGTTCAGCAGGTCATTTTCTTCGACAATTAGTTCGAATTTATCCTTTATCACTGAGTACATTCATATCCTGTCCCCTAATAACCATCAACGGTACTACCGTCATACATCATGAATAATCAGACAATTATAATTTAACCACAGATTAACACAGATGAACGCAGATTTTCAGGCAGCGTATCCGCGTTTATCAGCGTTTATCTGCGGTTAGTTTGATAATACCAACATGTAATGTAGTGGTCTCGTTTTTAACTATATTCATATCACCCTATGTGCTCCCGTATACACATACAGGTCGGGTTTGCGTGCAAATGCCACCAGGGTCATACCTACCTCATCTGCAAGCCTTATGCCTTCGCTAAGAGGTGCAGCCTTGCTGGCAATAAGCGGAAAACCTGCACGTGCTGCCTTGGCAATCATTGTGACCGAGAGCCT
This window harbors:
- the wtpA gene encoding tungstate ABC transporter substrate-binding protein WtpA, with translation MVRSIHFVAGILILIFIAAIVMGMAVYQPDSHDETKLKVICAGSLIESFYEFEKEFENKHPGVDVQVEGHGSIQVIRHVTDLHKEVDVIAVADHSLIPDMMYPEYADWYIAFATNEMVIAYNNQSKYADEITSDNWYEILKRPGVTFGFSNPMLDSCGYRALMVTQLAELHYDDQTIFDDVIACNFDPAIAVNTNNDTCIVVMPEIFEHKTEKIVIRGGSIQLLAFLDYGEIDYAFQYKSMAQQHGLQFVDLPSEIDLSSTESEDIYNKVIIQLGFQRFTSVGTERSGKPIFYAMTIPDSTQHPELAVEFVKFVLSEDGQIILHNTKIPPIYPMADDPDNIPDELRLMDKIYGPETFTLL
- a CDS encoding molybdopterin-dependent oxidoreductase, translated to MKVSGKTKFLVVLAVICAGVIGTLATVVNTHPSRVPAETIDWNLTLIGNGGNEKVLAFDELKELPSYEGHGGFFSTVGMKYGPFECKGVLVENLCTLVGGIEPSNTLWVSAPDGYLMVFTYDQVQGDIITYDPATLREMPHTDLKMILMYEQDGALIPEDDGRPLRIAIVSSNDGFVTEGHYWVKWVNKIEIRTPGR